The sequence CTCTAGCTTTTCGATTCAGGATCTAGCCCGCCTGGTCGATACCAATGCTCTCACCGGCGAGAAGGTCGCCCCCCAGGTCCAGATCACCGAGATGGGACGCGATCAGGCGCATGCCGGCGACGACATGACGATCTTCACCACCATCGCTCGTATCTTGAATTCCCAGGGGACCAAAGTCGACCCGGTGACCGGGACCGTTTCCACCGCATCCGGAGCAGTCGGCCCGTATGAGTTCCTCGGCGACCGTATCCTCATGGCGGCCGACCACTTCTGCCGCTTCATGCTCGGCTACGGCACGCCTTGGGTTCCCACACCTTCCGACATCGGTCCCGATGGCTCCATCCGACAGATCTACCCCCGGATCGCCGACAACTACCGGGGCCGCATCCGGCAGCATAAGATGTGGGACCTGTATTATTACTACTCATGCAGTAAAGGCGTGGATCTCGCCAAGAAAGCTCCTTACTATTACCAGACGTTCACCAAGCGGATCGTCAGCGATGATTACGATTGGCTTTACATTCCGGGGAAAGCGACCGGAGAAGCGCTCCGCATCCCGCAATCCGAGCAGGAACCCAATGTGGTCGAAGTGGAGGAGCGTTCCTCGAACCTCACGGCGAATTCTTCCGTCAAAACAGAAGGTGACACCACGTTCGTTCGTGTTCTCCCCTCCCCCGAAGGAACACGCCTAGCCCTCCTGAGCTGCGCTTCCGAAGAAAAAACCATCGGTCTTCGAGTTCGCACGTCCGGCTTCGCCGAGGTGCAGATGTCAGGCTTCGAAAAGCCATGGCTACTTCCGGACACGGAAGGCCAATGGCGTTACGTATTCTACACCATGGGCCCTCTTGAACGGCTCGGTGACATCGTCTTCCTCAGCGTCAAAGGGAATCCAAGCACCTTGGTCGACCTCGACCAGCTCCTGAGAAAAACCGATGGAAAGCCACCGCTCTTCAGCTCGGGCGACTCCCCGCTGAGCGTCGTTGCCTATCCCGGGGCTCCCATCCATTTGGACTTCTCGGTTGCCAGATCAAAGGGGACAACGGTCGTGAAGAGCCTGGATAAGCCCGAGGGAGCGACGCTGGATCCGCAAACCGGTGGCTTTTCATGGGTTCCAACAAGCACCGGAGATCTTGTTTTCATCGTGACTGCCACGGACGGAGCAGCCGTTACCGCGAAGAAGGTGACGATCTCCATCGCCGCCGATCGCGCGGCGGCTCTTCAAAAGGCAGAGACAGGGTATGACCCGAACACGTCCTACGTCCAAACTTCATTGGAACGCTGCAAGGCGCTTCATGACCGGGCACAGAAGGAGCTGAAGTCCGCCGTGGACACAACCTTCTTCCCGCTACTGGTCCAGCTCAAGGAAGCGTTCGAAGGCCTGGAGCCGCTGACGCCCCTCCTACCTGACGGAAGCATGGATTTCCCGAAGCTGGTCGCTTCGTCGAACATCGGCCAGGCCATGAGCCTGCTGGTCGATGGAAACGATGACACCTTCGTGGGCTTTTACCTGGCCCCGGACAATTATCACGAATTCGACTTTGGAGCGGATTTCAAATTCTCCGCCAGCGCCTTCGCCATGGAAGGCCGTGTGAATTTCGAAGACCGCATGGAGGATGCCAAATTTTACGGCTCCAACGATCGGAGAACTTGGACGGAGCTCACCCCGGTTGCCACCCGACGCTCCACGGAACTGACGAAAATCCAAGTACCCGACGACCTTTCGAAATCGACGTTCCGGTTTTTACGCGTGAAGAGGCTTCGGGGCTCCATCTTTGAACCCTCCGAGATGCGCATCTTCGGCCGCCGCCACGAAAGCGGCAACAAGCTGGAAGCGATCTCGCTGCGGGCGGAGAAGAGCAATGGCATCCGGGTCGCCCTGGGACAACCGATTCGATTGGACCTGAAAACACGGGAACCGATCCGGGATCTTCGCGTTCGAATCCAAGGTATCGAGGCCACCACAAAACAAACGGCTGCTTTGACCTATGTCGCGGAAGCCCTCCTGAGCCAAGGCCAGGCAAAAGCGGGCACCGTGGAATTCAGCATCGATTACCGAAGACAGGACGGCACCCCCGGCGACTCCGGCTGCGTGACCACCGACGGTTCCCATCTGATCCTTGTCGATGAATCGCAGCTGATCCGGAACATCCCGGAGATCGCGAAACTCGTGGATCCCAACAGCG comes from Luteolibacter sp. LG18 and encodes:
- a CDS encoding putative Ig domain-containing protein, translated to MKWTGMGIVCGLVLGLATTALAADPEPPVEGTDKVRIHKTVVNGFTHPGISLNQEILENARAQVLAGREPWLSGFVKLASSPRSSKTVSSRNQSKDDPTRPEMDAFDNASVEGRLKVDSDTALRQVLMYWFTGDRTYRANALRIVRLWSRMNPAKFKAYNEVYIHCSFAFKDMILVAELLRGMNSPNPELDWTEQDTLNFSNNFITPGVTNFFNHNGWFMNQNGFAYAPAIAGAIFRSDPQDYAKRVERFTVNKDGPNKGSSFSIQDLARLVDTNALTGEKVAPQVQITEMGRDQAHAGDDMTIFTTIARILNSQGTKVDPVTGTVSTASGAVGPYEFLGDRILMAADHFCRFMLGYGTPWVPTPSDIGPDGSIRQIYPRIADNYRGRIRQHKMWDLYYYYSCSKGVDLAKKAPYYYQTFTKRIVSDDYDWLYIPGKATGEALRIPQSEQEPNVVEVEERSSNLTANSSVKTEGDTTFVRVLPSPEGTRLALLSCASEEKTIGLRVRTSGFAEVQMSGFEKPWLLPDTEGQWRYVFYTMGPLERLGDIVFLSVKGNPSTLVDLDQLLRKTDGKPPLFSSGDSPLSVVAYPGAPIHLDFSVARSKGTTVVKSLDKPEGATLDPQTGGFSWVPTSTGDLVFIVTATDGAAVTAKKVTISIAADRAAALQKAETGYDPNTSYVQTSLERCKALHDRAQKELKSAVDTTFFPLLVQLKEAFEGLEPLTPLLPDGSMDFPKLVASSNIGQAMSLLVDGNDDTFVGFYLAPDNYHEFDFGADFKFSASAFAMEGRVNFEDRMEDAKFYGSNDRRTWTELTPVATRRSTELTKIQVPDDLSKSTFRFLRVKRLRGSIFEPSEMRIFGRRHESGNKLEAISLRAEKSNGIRVALGQPIRLDLKTREPIRDLRVRIQGIEATTKQTAALTYVAEALLSQGQAKAGTVEFSIDYRRQDGTPGDSGCVTTDGSHLILVDESQLIRNIPEIAKLVDPNSGTSTSATPRILAAMFDDNPGTFAELDLKGQGVGAYLPFDFGAARVRLSGVELLARPKYRDRIAGAIVQGSNDGETWTSLTEEAIGTEEWQRPKMKPSTEAYRYLRIFNRGNWHCNVSEVRFHGDLK